A section of the Pseudorasbora parva isolate DD20220531a chromosome 2, ASM2467924v1, whole genome shotgun sequence genome encodes:
- the LOC137049850 gene encoding endonuclease domain-containing 1 protein-like: MRLLVIFALLVLGFPSIMAEVVDSFSKCSDFFIKNEPPEIEGVLKKSVSQDEDRYKLICQKYDGQYRFATLYDIREKIPVFSAYKFTAIYKKNPHIPWMIEPQLEPLDGEMSEPGANQAVPGDYWNQKTLDRGHLFPNSHAADEINAESTYTQTNSVPQESSFNSGSWKLTEQSVRELMNSNCRDQNNKILAYVLTGAVPGNTRLNNRVNIPSYMWTVFCCYNAKLKAWESKAYWAENKKEKDPKPIDAKTVEELEDFLWKKFKKSSLLSDDCYAL; encoded by the exons ATGCGTCTTTTGGTCATCTTTGCGTTGCTGGTGTTGGGCTTTCCGTCCATCATGGCTGAAGTTGTTGATTCATTCAGCAAGTGCAGTGATTTCTTTATTAAAAACGAGCCTCCAGAGATTGAAGGTGTTCTGAAGAAATCAGTCTCTCAGGATGAGGACCGCTACAAACTAATCTGTCAAAAGTATGATGGACAATACAGATTTGCCACTCTGTATGACATAAGAGAGAAGATCCCGGTTTTCTCAGCTTACAAATTTACTgcgatttataaaaaaaacccACATATTCCTTGGATGATCGAGCCGCAG CTCGAACCATTAGACGGTGAAATGTCTGAACCAGGTGCCAATCAGGCTGTACCAGGAGACTACTGGAACCAGAAGACACTGGATCGTGGACACTTGTTTCCCAACAGCCACGCAGCTGATGAAATCAATGCTGAATCCACATACACACAGACCAACAGTGTGCCACAAGAGAGCAGCTTTAATAGTGGTAGTTGGAAACTTACGGAGCAAAGTGTTAGAGAGTTAATGAATTCGAACTGCCGTGACCAAAACAATAAAATCTTGGCTTATGTGCTGACAGGAGCTGTGCCTGGCAACACACGTTTAAATAACAGAGTTAACATCCCCTCATACATGTGGACTGTTTTCTGCTGCTATAATGCTAAACTTAAAGCATGGGAATCCAAGGCTTActgggctgaaaacaaaaaggagAAAGACCCAAAGCCAATCGATGCAAAAACAGTGGAGGAATTAGAGGATTTTCTGTGgaagaaatttaaaaaatcctCACTCCTCAGTGATGACTGCTACGCTTTGTAG